GTCCCTCGAGCTCCCTCGATCCCGTCGCGGGGCGGGAGAGGCCGAGCGAGACCGGATTCCTCAGATTCCCGCGCGTCCGCCTGATCCTGAGGGGTCCGGGGACGGAGGCGAGGGTTAAGGCGGCGACAGCCTCGAGCTTCTCCACGCTCGATACGCCGTACCTGCTCGCGATGTCGTGGTGGAGGATGTCCGTGAGAATTCCGTGGACCGCCCTGCGCCTGAGGTCGGGCTCGAGGATGCCTATCGCCTGTGGAAAGGCGGTGGAAGAGATGAACTCGGAGGCGAGGGCCGAGGCCGCCTCGGCGTCGCGCGCGACATCGACGCCCCTAAACCTCGCGTATTCCGCGAGGTCCGGTGGAAGGACCTCGATGTCCATGTGCCGGCCCGTGAGCAGGCTGGCGAGCTCTCCGGAGAGGATTTTTGAGGAGGAGCCGGAGACGAGAATTCTGGTCCCGTCCCTCCTCTCGTGCCGCAGGGCCTCTCTGGCTCCCCGATATAGCACGGCCGGGAGACTCCAGCGAAAGGCCTCCCGTCCTCAGAAGTTTTAGGGCTGGAGACTCTCCTTCAGGGGGCTGTCATCGACATCCATTGTCACTCCTCTGAATTTTACGCTCCCACGGCGACACTGATTCTAATAACGGCCGAAGGGCCCGGATATATCGGACTGAGGCTCTGAGGGTCCGGCCACACTAGCCCGGCCGGAAGACATTCCCTAATGACACGCGCCCCACGCTCCACCATCAGGCAGCCCGCGGGCGCCAAATTTCCCGACCGCTCTGCTCCTCTTCCAACCTTTATTGGAATTTCTCCAGCTCTTTAATCAGCGTCTCTACGGTGTAAGCGCTCCTCGTCGCGCCCGGCCCTCCCTCCTTCCCCCCTTTCTCCTTCTCTCCGGCCCCTCGCCCTCCCTCATCACCACCCCTCCCCGTCGTTTCCTCTCTTGTCAACTGCGCTCCCTCATCTCCTGCCCCTTTCCCTCCCGCGGCTCGTACTTTCTCCTCTTCCTTCCCCACCCCCTCCATCTCTTTAGGCCCTTTTGCCCTCTCTGCCGCTTTCTTTTCCTCTTTTGTTTTTACCCCATCCTCCCCTCTTTCCTTCTTTTCTTTGTCCTCTACCCCCTCCTCCCCTTTTCCCCCGACATCCTTCTCTCCCGCGCCCTCTTTGCCCTCGCCCCCATCCTTCTTCGCTTTCTCTTCTTCCACGAGCTCCTTCTTTCCTGCGCCCTCTTTCTCCTCTCCCCGCTCTTCTTTCACCCCGCCCCTGCCCTCTTCATCCGCCACGTCCCCCTCCGCCTCCTTCCTGTACTTCTCCTCCAGCTCCTCCTCGCCCGGGAAGGCCTTTCTCTCCTCCTCCCTGGAGAGCCCCGCGGCCCCGGCCTCCCCGACCGCAATCTCGGGCCGGCTCTGCCCGGGCCTCCTGACGAGCCTCCTGTAGACATAGTACATCGCCGCCAGCAAGGCGACCACCACGAGCGCGAAGAGAAGCGCGGTCATGAAGGCGTTGCTTGTGTGGACAGGAATCGGATAGCCGTCGAAGGTGATGCGGAGGGTCTGGGAGCCCGTCAGGTCCACCCCGCGCGACTCGGTCTGGTCCACGGGCGTGAGCAGATAGGTCGTTCTCAGGTGAGCGAAGACCCTGTACTGGCCAACGGGCAACCTGAAGATCGCGCGACCCGACGGGCCCACGAGCGCCGTGTCCGCGACGTCCACCGCCAGCCCGCTGCGCAGGGTGAAGACCGTGAGCTGGACCCCCTCCAGAGTCCTGCCGTCCCTGTCAAAGACCTTCACAGTCAGGTAGAATACCTTGCAGGAGACCGGGAGGGCCGCGTCGGAGTCGAGTGCATGTGCGGCTGACCCCACCTCCACCCCTCTCCAGCGGACCACGATATCGAGGACCTGCGCCGGAAACCTGAAAACGGCCATTCCATCCGCGCCACTGACGAGCGAGGTCGCCAGCTCGGGCCTGCCCGCGGGGCATACCAGTATCTCCGCGCCCTGGAGTTGGACGCCGTCGACGTCGGCGCAGGCGACGGTCAGGTAGAAGACCCGGCACTGCACCGTCACACTCTGGTCTAGCGCAAGCTCGAACCCGATGGTCTCGTTGACTGCCACGTCCCTCCAAGTGATGAGAATCGTGTAGCGCCCCACCGGGAGCCGCGCGGTGACCTGCCCGTCGGCGCCGGTGACGCCGGTGTCGAGAACGTTCCCGGTTAACTCCTGCCTGAAGACTACCGTGGCGTTCTCGAGAATTCTGCCCCGGGAGTCCACGGGCCTGACGGTGAGGTAGTGGATTAAGCACTTTATCGTCAGGGAGCCGTCGGCGATCAGCTCGTAGTCGGTGTCCGGGCTGACGAGCTGGTCCTGCCAGACCGCCGTGAGCTTGTACCTATCCGCCGGCAACCTGAAGGTCGCCACGCCGCTCTCGTTAGTGGCGCACGCGCCCATCAGCTTGCCAGAGAGGAGCCTGAAGGCCGAGAGCTGGACGGCCTCCACGCGGGCGCCGCGGGAGTCCACGGCCCCTACCTCGAGATAGTACACGGAGCAGCGGAGGGTGAGGAGGTGGCTGGCGTTGACACTATGGTCCGTGACCGAGCCCACCGGGACGCCGAGCCAGGTCACCGACACATTCACGGGCCCCGCCGGGACCCTGACCGTGACAATTCCGCTCTGGGGGGTTCTGAGGCTCTCGACGAGCTTCCCGTCGCTCAGGCTCACGCGGATGTAGGCGTCGTCGAGAGGAATGCCACGAGAGTCGACCGCGAGGACGTCCAAGTAGTGGACCGCGCAAACGATGAGGAGTGAGTCGTCCCCGGTGACCTCGTACAGGGGTGTCTCATTGACCACAACGTCCCTCCAGAGCACCAAAATGCTCACGGGCGCGGCGGGCAGCCTCGAGACGGCCATGCCGCCGTAGTCCGTCGTCCGTGCGTCGAGCAGCGCCCCGTTGCCCGCGAGTCCGATGCGCACCTGCGCCATCTCGACCGGGGCATCCCTATCGTCAACGGCGGAGATGGTCAGGTAGTGCACGCTGCACCGGACCACCAGCTCCCCGTCACCGGTCAGGTTGAACGAGTCTGTCCTGTTCACAGGGACATCATGCCAGCTCGCCTCGATAAGCAACTCTGCGGCGGGGAGGCGAGAGCTCAGGCTGCCGTCGGCGCCGGTTCTCCTAGAGTCCAGTATGCGGCCGGTGGCGACGGAGCTGACCCGCACCTCCACGCTCTCGAGGGGAAGAGCCCTCGAGTCGACTGTGACTATGGTCAGGTAGTGGACCCGGCACCCGGCCACGTGGGTGGTGTCGTCGGGCACATCCACATCC
The sequence above is a segment of the Thermoplasmata archaeon genome. Coding sequences within it:
- a CDS encoding AAA family ATPase, giving the protein MLYRGAREALRHERRDGTRILVSGSSSKILSGELASLLTGRHMDIEVLPPDLAEYARFRGVDVARDAEAASALASEFISSTAFPQAIGILEPDLRRRAVHGILTDILHHDIASRYGVSSVEKLEAVAALTLASVPGPLRIRRTRGNLRNPVSLGLSRPATGSRELEGLGEVMSSLGLSRGVLVTMNERSTLKVPSGEVEVLPFKKRALEFWSRLATDNASATGS